The following proteins are co-located in the Nonlabens ponticola genome:
- a CDS encoding ABC transporter ATP-binding protein: MEQILQITNLSKHYGALKAVDDVSFTIEKGHVYGILGPNGSGKSTTLGMVLNVVNPTSGDYQWFGGGVSNHDALKRIGAIIERPNFYPSMDAVQNLKLVCKIKNITTDKINEKLELVGLLSRKHSPFKTYSLGMKQRLAIASALLNDPEILILDEPTNGLDPQGIRAIRDLIQHISSNGTTILLASHLLDEVEKVCSHVIVLRQGNMLYSGPVDEMNSTHGTILIDASDRGGLKYFISQQSYAGSIEELVDGFEVMLLSDIDTAQVNKDAVQAGIYLNKLLLKKQSLEDQFIELTNNQPQAS; encoded by the coding sequence GTGGAACAAATCCTGCAAATAACCAATCTTTCCAAACATTACGGCGCTCTCAAAGCGGTCGATGATGTGAGCTTTACCATTGAAAAAGGCCATGTTTATGGCATATTAGGACCTAATGGTAGTGGTAAATCTACCACGCTGGGCATGGTGCTTAATGTCGTGAATCCTACTAGTGGTGATTATCAATGGTTTGGTGGTGGCGTGAGTAATCACGATGCGCTCAAGAGAATTGGTGCGATCATCGAGCGCCCTAATTTTTATCCCAGTATGGATGCGGTGCAAAATCTCAAACTTGTTTGCAAGATTAAAAATATTACCACTGATAAAATTAATGAGAAACTAGAGTTGGTGGGTTTGCTTTCGCGAAAGCATAGTCCCTTTAAAACATACTCGTTAGGTATGAAGCAGCGTCTTGCCATTGCAAGTGCCTTGCTCAATGATCCTGAAATACTAATTCTTGATGAGCCTACTAATGGGCTGGATCCACAAGGAATACGTGCTATACGTGATTTGATACAGCATATCTCGAGTAATGGCACCACCATATTGCTTGCCTCACACCTACTCGACGAGGTAGAAAAAGTATGTTCTCATGTAATCGTATTGCGTCAAGGAAATATGCTGTACAGCGGGCCAGTTGACGAGATGAATAGCACGCACGGCACCATCCTTATTGATGCGTCAGATCGTGGTGGCTTGAAATATTTTATAAGCCAGCAATCGTACGCTGGAAGTATAGAAGAACTAGTCGATGGGTTTGAAGTAATGCTTTTGAGCGACATCGACACAGCGCAAGTCAATAAAGACGCTGTACAAGCAGGAATTTATCTCAACAAGTTGCTGTTAAAAAAACAGAGCCTTGAAGATCAATTCATTGAATTAACCAACAACCAACCACAAGCATCATGA